The following proteins come from a genomic window of Thermostichus vulcanus str. 'Rupite':
- the secY gene encoding preprotein translocase subunit SecY, whose product MVDTRGSTPSAQETFMQMAQAAGLRGRLFLTLGLLLLVRLGIYIPIPGIDRARFAAEAANSPVFGLLDVFSGGGISALGIFALGILPFINASIIMQLLTSAIPALENLQKNEGEQGRRQISQYTRYVTLAWAIIQGIGISFWVREFASTTNELAFMASTTLALAAGSMFVMWLGELITERGVGSGPSLLIFVNIVASLPRALGQTISLARADSSSIGGILLLTAIFLATIVGIVFVQEGSRKIPIVYAKRQVGNKLFREQKSYLPLRLNQGGVMPIIFAYSVMSLPLALAQYTQNLTL is encoded by the coding sequence ATGGTTGACACACGAGGTTCTACTCCCTCTGCTCAAGAGACGTTTATGCAGATGGCTCAAGCAGCGGGGCTGCGCGGTCGTCTATTTCTGACACTGGGTTTGTTATTGCTGGTACGGCTCGGTATTTATATCCCGATCCCCGGCATTGACCGAGCCCGATTTGCAGCAGAAGCTGCCAATAGCCCTGTATTCGGGCTGTTGGACGTGTTCTCAGGCGGGGGGATTTCTGCCCTGGGGATCTTTGCCCTAGGGATCCTGCCCTTCATCAACGCCTCGATCATCATGCAGTTGCTCACATCAGCCATTCCGGCTTTGGAGAATCTGCAGAAAAATGAAGGGGAGCAGGGGCGGCGACAAATTTCTCAGTACACCCGCTATGTCACTTTGGCATGGGCCATCATCCAGGGCATTGGTATTTCCTTCTGGGTACGCGAGTTTGCCAGTACCACCAACGAGTTGGCCTTTATGGCCTCCACCACCTTGGCCTTGGCCGCGGGATCCATGTTTGTGATGTGGCTGGGGGAGCTGATTACGGAACGAGGGGTAGGGAGTGGCCCTTCCCTGTTGATTTTTGTGAACATTGTCGCCAGTTTGCCCCGTGCCCTAGGGCAAACCATTAGTTTGGCCCGTGCTGATAGCAGTAGTATTGGGGGGATTCTTCTGCTGACGGCTATATTTTTAGCCACGATTGTCGGCATCGTGTTTGTGCAGGAGGGGAGCCGCAAGATCCCGATTGTCTACGCCAAACGTCAAGTGGGCAACAAGCTATTCCGGGAGCAGAAAAGCTACCTGCCCTTGCGCCTGAATCAAGGGGGCGTGATGCCGATCATCTTCGCCTACTCGGTGATGTCCTTGCCGCTGGCCTTGGCCCAGTACACTCAGAACCTGACCTTGG
- the rplO gene encoding 50S ribosomal protein L15, whose amino-acid sequence MRLEDIRPQAGSTRRRRRLGRGIAAGQGASCGKGMRGQKARKGGSTRPGFEGGQTPLYRRVPKLKHFPCYTRRPVYTLINLRSLSELPSGTQVSLESLMELGIVTTNDGPLKILGHGEVNVPLTVSAAAITPSAQAKIEAAGGQVQILNAR is encoded by the coding sequence ATGCGACTGGAAGACATTCGACCCCAAGCGGGATCCACTCGACGGCGGCGGCGACTGGGTCGTGGCATCGCTGCAGGGCAGGGAGCCTCCTGTGGCAAAGGCATGCGTGGACAAAAGGCCCGTAAAGGGGGTAGTACTCGGCCCGGTTTTGAAGGAGGCCAAACCCCCCTCTATCGCCGCGTTCCCAAGCTGAAGCATTTTCCCTGCTACACGCGGCGCCCAGTTTATACCCTAATCAATCTGCGCTCTCTGTCAGAGCTGCCCTCCGGTACACAGGTCAGCCTAGAAAGCTTGATGGAGCTGGGGATCGTCACCACCAACGATGGCCCCTTGAAAATCCTTGGACACGGAGAGGTGAACGTTCCTCTGACGGTGAGTGCCGCAGCCATTACCCCTTCTGCTCAAGCCAAGATCGAGGCAGCGGGAGGTCAGGTGCAGATTCTCAATGCCCGATGA